DNA from Hypanus sabinus isolate sHypSab1 chromosome 16, sHypSab1.hap1, whole genome shotgun sequence:
gacttgcaggcgactgaaaagcttgaacatatagatattaaggatgtgctggagcttttggaaagcatcaagtcggataagtcactgggatcagacgggatgtatcccaggctacggttggaagtgagggaggagattgctgagcctctggcgatgatctttgtatctACAGTTTCTTACAAGTCTTATATACAATTTGCAGCACTGTATGTTCACGGCAACATCCCTGAAAGGTTCTCAAACTTCCAAacctcaaagtatgtataaatcccTGCTAAATGAAATGTGTGCCCTTGATAAAGATAACTGTCCTGCTGAAATACCacctaataatggagaagctgAAATATCATCTCTCTGTAACAGGTTTAAGCTTTCTTCCTCCTCTGTAATAAATGCTTTCAGAGGTTATGTGGAGGATCATGGACGCCACATCCTCCAAGATTTACACCCATTACTGAGCTGATCATGTTATTCCTATTAACACAGCCAAAATGTGAGAGAGGATTCAGTCACATGAACttgataataacaacaacaagCTCAAGAATTCTCATAACTCATGTATCAGCACTTATGTTTGATAAACTACACGGACCTCCTCTAGTTCAGTGGAATCCTGAGCTGTATGTCACATCATGGCTGCAGTACCACAGATCAGCAGATGACACCAGGACAAGAGTTGCTTCAGACCCCCAAACACGTATTACGCCTCACCCTTTGTGGAAATTATTGTGAAGCTTCTCATTGATGGCATTTGGTAAGTAGGTAATTATTTATAAATTAGTAAAATACATGATTAACATCTTTTTCtttacttgcttgataattataATGTTAATTAGTGAGTGCAAACGTGCAATATtttgtcatattattaaattaagtacTATATGTTTTATTGTGccagttatacactgaaatgtagtgataggctataatcttgttaatgtcttaactatcactatatttccgtggagctctggaattcataGGCTTCTTTCATCTTGGTTTAATGCTTGACATTATAAGAAGTCCTATTCATATATATATGTCACACctaatttgtgtacctgctcattcTCATTACATGAACAAGGAAGTTGCCCAGTACAtgaaatgagcaggtacacaaatcGAGTATATatagagagcgagcgagagagagagagagagagagggtggggggatATAGGAAATGGCAAGCATTTTGTCAGCTCCAGCACCTAAAAAATTAGCACTGCACCCCTGCTTCCAATCggaacgtctttggactgtgggaggaaacccacacagtgacagggagaatgtacagactccttccaggcagtggcagaaattgaacctgtGTCGCCTGCACTATAGAGTGTTGTGTTCACCACTGCTCTACTGTGCTGTGTATGCCATAAATTGCACAGTCAAATCGTTCTGTCAAGTTCGGTCTgggagggtggcatggtagcatagtggatagcacaatgccattacagcaccagcgaccccaGGTTTTGCACCCACAGCTCTCTGTAAGGGGTTTTGTATGTTCtgcccgtgaccgcgtgggtttcctgccACCATTCAaaaacgtaccagttagtaggttaattggtcacttgggtgtaattgggtggcactcTGTTGTagctctttaaaaaaaagtatcagGATTTACTTGATTAAATGTGTGGACCACAGTGGGCAcacagtgtgtgtgcgtgtgtgcatgagagtgagagtgtgagagcgagagtgagagtgaaagtgagagtgaatgtgtgtgagagagagaggattcgTAACAGTTAAATTGTGCCAAGAATTATATGTTAAGTGTGAATACCAGGAATATTCAATAAAGTGCAGTTACTTTGTCTGTTAGTGCAATGCCTGGGAACACTGTGGCAATCAACTATTTCAGTTACGACCACAAAGTTCAATAACGTAGCAATGAGCATGTACGAGCATGTGTAAAGGATTCCGTGTGTCACTGAGCAGCTGAGTTTGCAGTCTCGCAGGGACTTTGGTCATTCCCTTTGTGTTGGCAACCACTCAGACACCGAATAATCACCAGAATAATACTGAAAGCAAAAagctcaaacatgagaaaatccgcagataccggaaatccaaagcaccacTCACGCGATGTCGTGGAAACTCGGCAGCGTCCAAGGAAAAGAGCGAGCGGTCGACAGTTCAGTCTGAGACCATtcctcagggctggaaaggaaggggagaagccagtgtcagagggtgagggaggggtggaggTACAAGGTAGCAGCTGattggtgaaaccgggaggggtgaaataaagagctgggaagtttcaatactgatgaagggtcgcagCCCGAAACTTTGACCTCTTACTcacttccacaggtgctgcctgacctgctgagttcctccagcattttgtgtgcattgctttgaaaacagaaagcactggaaaACATTTTGCACATCGGGCAACATCAGTCAAATCTGTAGTTTCTATTCATTTTGCCTCTTTCTCATAAAAAGCTACTTGCCCTGATagatacagtcatagaaaagtactgcacggaaacaggccctttggcccatctagtctgtgctgcaCCATTTAAATTGCCAACTCTGATCGACCTACACCGGGAccaacccccaccaaacccctgccatccatgcatctatccaagcttctcttaaacattgaaatcgagctcacatgcatcacttgcacaggcagctcgttccacactctcacaatcctctgagtgaggaagcttcccctcgtgttccccttaaacttttcacctttcacccttaacccatgacctctggttctagttccacccaacctcagtggaaaaagcttgtttgCAATTACCCTATTTAtagccttcataattttgtataccactatcaaatctcccctcagtcttctatgttccaaggaattaagtcttaatctttccttataactcgggtcctccagagCAGGGAACGAAATGTGTTTCCAACAATTTGTTTTGATATTAAATTTCTTGGAATCACTATTTTTGCTTTTATTTGAAATTTGTGAAGCAGTTCTTCACACGACCTCTTGACATGAAGGCAGCCAACACTTTCCCACTCACTATCTTTAAGAAGAGTAATTGTGGGCTTGCAAAGTGTCACTCTCCTTTGTCACTGATAGAACTGATAGCACTCACTAACAGCAACTTTTCTCATTTCTGCCCGCTGTAAATATAACAGCAATTgcacagctacttcctttcaaAGTGAGCTGCTATATGAGATATTCTCCCCAGAGTAAGCACCTTACTAGCCCTATCTCCACAGAGAATTGCAGATCCTTCTACACATTAAATATTGCCCTCTTATTACCAGTTAACATATaaccaattacagcacggaaacaggccatctcggcccttctagtctgtgctgaacgcttacttaCACAGACCAGCTCATTTTTATCTTGTCTTGCTACAGGACCCAAATTGTACCTGTAGCTCACCAAGGAAGCCCAACATCTGGCCTGCAGACCACATCTAACCCACTAGATGTATTGATTCTGGCTCATTcaaatcaaaggttcaaaggttcgtttattatcaaagtgcgtacgcagtatacaactctgagattcatctgctCCAGATAGACACGAAGCAAAGAAAAGCATGGaagtcattcaaagaaaaacatcagccacacccctccccaacacgTACAATCTCACAACCCCCAACCCCTTTTCTCACAcagaaaaactaacagatcactccACGTggaaaacagcaacaagaacagcAAACTCCAAACCCCCATCCCCTTCCCTCACACAGAAAGAAAACTTACAGATTGCTCCTGAGAGAGAACGGAGGAAaacacagaatgcaaaataaaacaTAGGATTGAGAGACCAATTTGAACTGCTGTTAGATTGAACTCCATAAATTGCAGAACTTCAATAACATCCCACAATAGCATCAAGGAGAGTGGTCTCTCAAACACAGAGATCTTACATgatccgtcacacacagacacgttaTCTGGCAGCAGCGAGAGATCATCACAGCAGTGAGtaagagcaaatctgcagaatGAAAGCAATAATTAAGTGAACACAATGCCCTACATATTTTCAAACAGGAACTTAATCTTAATTAGCTGAATTCTAGAAACAGCCATGTATTGTTCATGCTTTGCAGTCAAAAATGTATCTCTCATCTTCTATGTAAACTTGCTAGACAGCTTTAAGCGAACTCAACACGTTGGGTGTTCAACAGCCTTCCTTTGCTTTCAATGGTTTCTATTGGGGCcacctgtaaggagacgaataaagaatacatactttgatagtaaatgtactttgaactttcaaactTAAAAAATCCAAGTCTCTGATGACACTACAACTcagtacaagagaaaatctgcagatgtaatgcgtcctgatgaagggtctgggcctgaaacattgactgtttcttcttttccatagatgctgcctggcctgctgagttcctccagcattttgtgtttattactTCAAATCACTATACTCATTTGCCCCATTATTAAAATGTTCCTACagccaattatctcactttaagggctctttatctcatcatctcatgttctcgttatttattgctatttatttatacttgcatttgcactctggttgatctttcattgatcctcttatagttactattctatagatttgagtatgtccacaggaaaatgaaactcagggatgtatatggtgacatatatttactttgacaataaaatttactttgtactttgaattcaggcagtatctataaagAGCTAACGTTTTAGGTCAGTAATCTGTGGGTGTTCAGCTTGGATTGCTAATTACTTCGTTCTGCACAAACGTTGCCTGACCTGAAGAAtgcactttttttttacagatttgCAGCAGTGGCAATATCTTGCTTTTGAAAATTGAGCAGTGATGGAGAATAGTAGATACAAGTTGACCAATACAAGCTGAAGCACTAAGAAAGGGAAATGGAATGAAGTGTTATTTAAAATGCAATAAAGAGGTGTTTAAACTATAAGATAACAGATAATAAAActcaaggaagtctgcagaccttggaaatccagagcaacacacaaaatgctggaggaactcagcagctatggaaatgaggagatgcttcaggccgagacgctTCTCCAGGATTTATGTGGTAGCAAGTTCAGAAGTCCATACTCGAGGGGCTTtaatttttattgagatacagcacggaatgggCCCTGATTTATTCTTAGTCTATtcgtaggacaatttacaaaggccaatttacctacaaccagtatgtctttggactgtggagcacctggaggaaacccacggggtcacagcaagaaggtacaaactccttacagacagaggcggGCCACTCACGTGtagttgtgctagccactatgtACCATGCCTTCTAAGGACCACAAAGAAAACATAAAGCAAACAATGCACGAGTCGTGCTTCACTGCATTTTGTTAGGAAAATGGATTGGATTTATTGTTTGGTAACAATTCCAACATAAATCAAACTGTAAATAATGTTTAGAATTCATGATTTCACCGGTTACCTACATTATCAGTGGCTGTgttataacaccataagacacaggagcagaattaaggcatttcgcccatcgagtctgctccgccatttcatcacggctggtCCATTTGTTATGATAGATACATAAATGACAGTTTTGCACATTATTCTACTGAGCGCCCTTTAGTACCTTCGAATAGTTACTGCCTGCCTACGTTCATCCTCCTTTCTGGAGCTATCGACTCTCCGATAGTTATTCAGAATACTCTTTCCAAGTTTGAAGTTTGTCCAATTCTCTTTGACCTATTACCTCTCTCCTCAGTCTCCCAAAGCCACCCCCCAGCCCTTGCCGCTTCCCTTTCGCTTGTTTTGGTTTTAATAATGAACGCCCTTCACTCCTCTGAACTGGTAGAGCTTTAATTAGTCTAGCTGCCGTCTGTCTTCGATCCCTCCCACTATTCCTGTCCCGCCCCAACCGCATAGAACAGTCTGATCGCTCTCGGCAGAGTTAAACCCCGGCAATTCGGCGCAGTGGTTAAATCTCCAGGGGGCAACTTAGAGGGTAATTTGCTCTCCGCCGAGCGTCCCGTCATCGGCACAACGAATAGCAATGTCCACCTCTTACAGTGAGTGTTTGCTGACTACGTCTCTGTTGCCGCTTTCTCTGCTGTGTTGTGCCGTGTgactctcacttccccaatttctCAACCCCTTGCACCCACTTTCCGTCCTGATCTAGGCAGTATACCATATACTTACTAACACAGCCGCTTAAAAtggaaatcccccccccccagtgaataAAAGTATTCTATCCGTGGATGTAAGTGTGTTTGGTGGGTTTCGTTTAACACAGTCTCTTCTTGCTTTCTCTCATTAGACCTGCCCGATCGGGTGAATGTGGATCCCTAGACCGTAGATGATCTTGCCGGATCTTCAGACCTCCCGGAGCCTGTATCAACTGCAATATCTGTTCAGGGAGCAGCGGCGTTGATCTTACTGTCAGCCTTAACCGGAGCGTCTGACTCGGGAGTCTATTCCCGCGACCATTAATTGCAAACGGTGGCACCCGCCAGGTCGGGGCAGCTGAGCCCCCGGGAATAACCGCTGCCGGCCTCCCGCGGGAAGCTGTCGCCGATATGCTGTGAGGGTCATGGTGGAACTGGAGGCTCAGAAAGGGCAGAGGTGAACATCGGTCATAAGGACCGGGAAGAATGGATGCGGGGGTCAGTGAAAGAGTGGGCACGTATTTTGGGGATTATTACAACAACGAGACGGTGAGTTTGCATTATAACTATACCGGGAAGCTAACCCCGGGCAGATACAAGGCAGGTCTGAGGTTGCACGCTGTCATATCTTTGATCGTTTGCATGTTTATAATAGTGGAGAATCTGATGGTCCTCATAGCCATCCGGAAGAACAGTAAGTTCCACACGCCAATGTTTTACTTGCTGGCCAACCTGACTCTGTCAGACCTGTTGGCAGGAGTAACCTACGTGGTCAACATTCTGCTGTCCGGTGCCAACACCCTGAAACTGACACCGCTCCTGTGGTTCTTGAGAGAAGGTGGCGTTTTCATCACCCTCACGGCGTCGGTCTTCAGCCTGCTGGCCATCGCGGTGGAGAGGCACGTCACGATGGTCAGGATGCAGCTGTACAACGCCGACAAGAAGTGGCGGACGCGGCTGTTTGTGGGGGCGGACTGGATCTTTTCGGTGTTCCTCGGGAGCCTCCCGATCCTGGGCTGGAACTGCATTGGAAACCTGCCCTTTTGCTCGACAATACTGCCGCTGTACTCGAAGTACTACATCCTGGTGTGCATTCTCATCTTTATCGCCGTCCTGTTTTCCATAGTGATACTCTACATTCGAATTTACCTTAAAGTCAAGAGTAACAGCCTCGACATGGCCACTTTGAGAAGTGGGGAATCCAGGAAGAGCAAGAAGTCCCGGGCATTGCTGAAGACCCTGACCATCGTGGTGGCCTCTTTCATTGTCTGCTGGTTGCCGATATTCATTGTGCTGCTACTGGACGTTTCCCTCACAGTGAGAAGCTCTTCCATTTCTAGTGTGGCCGATTATTTCCTGGGACTGGCCATGCTCAATTCAGCCTTGAATCCTGTAATTTACACCCTAACCAACAGGGACATGCGCCACACCATCGTGCGCCTGGTGTGCCTGACCAAAGTCGACGAGCAGCCTCGCTGTTGCGGCGCTGTGATAACCGAGTTCAGCAGCACCCAAGGCGACCGGTCCTCGCTGCACAGACACGAACTTCTGCACACCACCCTGTCCTCCGGGAACGGACCGCAGTCTCCCACGAGGATCTCGCTGGCCTCGCGGTGACCGTGGGCTCCTCCTCCTGCACCGCTAGGGAACCGACCTCCGAGCAAAATGCAAAATTGCACTTATTACAATGAACCGAATGGACGATGTTAAAAAAACGCATGAAGGAGCATTTCTCGTTTGAAATATCTCGAAACGTTTCTTAAGTTTTAAGGTAtgatgcaggggttcccaacctggggtccacggactccTCTGATAACGGTAAGCGTCCATTTCACAAAGGGGTGGGCGGCACGGTAGCGTAGAGGTCAGCACAAGGCTTTACAGAACCCGCCGCTGCCTGcagggagtttgtaccttctccccgccACCACATGGTTTTATTCCAACaggccaggtaggttaattggtcattgtaaattgtccccggATTAGACTAGGAATAAATTTGGGGACTGCCGGGCGGCGCGGCTCAAAGGGTCAGATGAGTCTATTCCACGCTGTGTCTCATTAAATAAATGAACATCGTTGTGAACCACTGGTCAAGGGATGAATAATCTCACTGTTTAACCAGTATATAcagtaaatgacttggatgaaagcaGGAAAGATACGGTTTCCAGATAGAAGTGAGTAAGTAATGCGTATAACATTTCTGTACACATAATTAGTAAGATGTGAGTTGCTGATGTGACAGTGTAGGAAAGTAACTTGAGAAGGCTACCAGAAGACTTAAAAACCTTAAGTGAGCGATAAAGATCTAGCCAGAGGACTATATTGTGGGGTGAAAAACCTGGAATTGTGAAAAATGTATTTTCTAAAAAGTGAGTGGGTAAAAttgcagagggaacttggtgtccTTTCTGTAGGATTTCCAAAAGGCCAGCAGTAGGTACTGCAAGTAATTTATATAGAATTTATAGTTTATTATTGGGAGAATTGGATGCAAAAGTTGtttcatttatgtatttatttttgagGAGataacatatacagtatattagtAAGGCTCTCCATATCTAATCAAGGAACTTGATATTTTGTAATCAGTTTAGAGAAAGTTTACTAGACCAATACCTGAAACAAGCAGTTTGGTATCCTGTCAGGAAAGGTTCAACAAGTTAAACTTCTAAAGCTGAGCATGGACAAAAATGCAATGGTGAGGCTATAATTGGATAAGTTATGATATTAAATGGTGGAGTACACTTGAGAGGCCAAGTTGTCTGTTAATGTTCCCAATTTATATGTTCACATGTCAAAGTACAGTCAGATTTGTTTAAAGATCACATCAGCACAAAGGCTGGCAATGTACCTATAACAACACAGACTGCAAATGGGTCTGTGAATTGGAAGTGTCGGCTTGACACAGTGATAGAGCTAGTTATTTTAGATTCAACAGGAAGCTCTGCAattcagtccagttttgcaatGGATAAGTTTCTCAATGACTATCGTAAGTGCCAAATGCTTATACTGAATAGCTTTTCTCCCCTCCATCCTCCAACATGCCAAGGTTTGGGTTCAATTTGGACACAATACATGACACTCTGGGAGACAAACTTCTCTTCGCAGCATCATGAACTGCGTAATAAGTAACCCAAACCTTGGCTTGCCCATAAAAGACCAGGGCATATATTTTTCAACCTCAGCTCCATGGAATAGGTGAATTTGCAGCAGGAGTTCTTGGATGGCAATCAAACTGCCCATGTTTCCCAGTGGCAAACTGTCGTCTCCAACCCCTGCAACCTGCATGCTCCTatctcctttgtttttcttgGCTCTCCAGCAACTGATTAAATATTTCCTATGAGATGGAGGCACACTGAGCCAATACTAATGTTGTTCTAGGACCGAGCAATTCACTTTCTTGCACTAAGACCTTTGCTGTAAAGAGGTGACAGTCTGAGTGATGTATTGTTGCAGAGTCAATGACTGCTGGAAGTGTTACATAGCATATGAGGTTACCTGTCTGTTGTCTGAATGGCAGCACTTTAATTTCCTGATCATTCCTCATGACAATTATGAGATGAACGAGTAGGGCTGACTGATTCATTCATATCACTCTTTATGTGCAGAAGATTCTATTGAATTGCAGCTTCTCATTCCAGCGTGGAATTGATTACAGCTTTCAAATAAAAAGCTGCTTTGGCTCCAGCTGTGACACTGCCAAGGGAGGACTATGAAATACCTAAATATTTCTGTTTAAAAAATATTATTAGAACCATTATTTCAACTGTGATTATTACAGATATGAATAATTTAAATGGTTTGTGAATAAAGTTTTATTGATCAACTGAATTTTTTTtgattctgtattttatttagagCAGggaattcccaacctggggtccatggacactgcagttaatggtaggggttctATGGCATTTAAAATAAAAGGTTGGTAGCCactgatttagagatacagcacaataacaggcccttctggtccaatgagcaCACCCCACGCAATTACACCCAtgttgccaatcaacattctatTTGCAATATAGAAAGAAattcatgtggtcacagggagaatttacaaactccattctccttacTGTAAGTGGGAGAATTGAACTTggttactggcactgtaatatTGTTATG
Protein-coding regions in this window:
- the s1pr5a gene encoding sphingosine 1-phosphate receptor 5a, whose translation is MDAGVSERVGTYFGDYYNNETVSLHYNYTGKLTPGRYKAGLRLHAVISLIVCMFIIVENLMVLIAIRKNSKFHTPMFYLLANLTLSDLLAGVTYVVNILLSGANTLKLTPLLWFLREGGVFITLTASVFSLLAIAVERHVTMVRMQLYNADKKWRTRLFVGADWIFSVFLGSLPILGWNCIGNLPFCSTILPLYSKYYILVCILIFIAVLFSIVILYIRIYLKVKSNSLDMATLRSGESRKSKKSRALLKTLTIVVASFIVCWLPIFIVLLLDVSLTVRSSSISSVADYFLGLAMLNSALNPVIYTLTNRDMRHTIVRLVCLTKVDEQPRCCGAVITEFSSTQGDRSSLHRHELLHTTLSSGNGPQSPTRISLASR